The Strix aluco isolate bStrAlu1 chromosome Z, bStrAlu1.hap1, whole genome shotgun sequence genome contains a region encoding:
- the CLTA gene encoding clathrin light chain A isoform X2, with translation MADLELFGTQQQPATAADNGALDGAEEDPAAAFLAQQENEIAGIENDEGYSILESGEVPAALHVLDGFVSGAVDGVINGDVYKESNGPTDSCAAISQVDRLQSEPESIHKWREEQKERLEHLDVNSRKQEAEWKEKAIKELEDWYARQDEKLQKTKASNRVADEAFYKQPFADVIGYVTNINHPCYSLEQAAEEAFVNDAEDIFPGTEWERVAQLCDFNPKSSKQAKDVSRMRSVLISLKQAPLVR, from the exons ATGGCCGACCTGGAGCTCTTCGGTACTCAGCAGCAGCCGGCGACCGCTGCCGATAACGGGGCGCTGGATGGCGCCGAGGAGGATCCTGCCGCTGCTTTCCTGGCGCAGCAGGAGAACGAGATCGCAGGCATCGAGAACGACGAGGGCTACAGCATCCTGGAGAGCGGCGAGGTGCCGGCTGCGCTGCACGTTCTGGATGGCTTTGTCTCGG GTGCTGTTGATGGGGTGATTAATGGAGATGTCTATAAG GAGAGTAATGGTCCAACAGACTCCTGTGCTGCCATATCCCAAGTAGATCGACTGCAGTCAGAACCGGAGAGTATTCATaagtggagagaggagcaaaaggaGCGTCTGGAGCATCTTG ATGTGAACTCACGAAAGCAGGAAGCAgaatggaaggagaaagcaaTAAAGGAGTTAGAGGACTGGTATGCAAGGCAAGATGAAAAGCTCCAGAAAACAAAAGCCAGCAACAG GGTGGcagatgaagctttctacaaacaacCCTTCGCTGATGTGATTGGTTATGT CACAAACATAAATCATCCTTGCTACAGCCTAGAACA GGCAGCTGAAGAAGCCTTTGTGAATGATGCAGAAGACATTTTTCCAGGCACTGAGTGGGAACGTGTGGCTCAGCTCTGTGACTTTAATCCCAAGTCTAGTAAGCAGGCAAAAGATGTGTCCCGCATGCGTTCAGTCCTCATCTCACTCAAGCAGGCTCCTCTGGTTCGCTGA
- the CLTA gene encoding clathrin light chain A isoform X1, translating to MADLELFGTQQQPATAADNGALDGAEEDPAAAFLAQQENEIAGIENDEGYSILESGEVPAALHVLDGFVSGAVDGVINGDVYKESNGPTDSCAAISQVDRLQSEPESIHKWREEQKERLEHLDVNSRKQEAEWKEKAIKELEDWYARQDEKLQKTKASNRVADEAFYKQPFADVIGYVTNINHPCYSLEQVVDWRFGEQEKGRLALNCCSSTGLELCLPRCSNLKQTDPEKSLFYCFLGSLVSPSIHRGCILALLCLAA from the exons ATGGCCGACCTGGAGCTCTTCGGTACTCAGCAGCAGCCGGCGACCGCTGCCGATAACGGGGCGCTGGATGGCGCCGAGGAGGATCCTGCCGCTGCTTTCCTGGCGCAGCAGGAGAACGAGATCGCAGGCATCGAGAACGACGAGGGCTACAGCATCCTGGAGAGCGGCGAGGTGCCGGCTGCGCTGCACGTTCTGGATGGCTTTGTCTCGG GTGCTGTTGATGGGGTGATTAATGGAGATGTCTATAAG GAGAGTAATGGTCCAACAGACTCCTGTGCTGCCATATCCCAAGTAGATCGACTGCAGTCAGAACCGGAGAGTATTCATaagtggagagaggagcaaaaggaGCGTCTGGAGCATCTTG ATGTGAACTCACGAAAGCAGGAAGCAgaatggaaggagaaagcaaTAAAGGAGTTAGAGGACTGGTATGCAAGGCAAGATGAAAAGCTCCAGAAAACAAAAGCCAGCAACAG GGTGGcagatgaagctttctacaaacaacCCTTCGCTGATGTGATTGGTTATGT CACAAACATAAATCATCCTTGCTACAGCCTAGAACA GGTGGTGGACTGGAGATTTGGAGAGCAAGAGAAGGGAAGACTTGCTCTTAACTGCTGCTCATCTACTGGGTTGGAGCTCTGTCTGCCAAGGTGTTCGAATTTGAAACAAACTGATCCAGAAAAATCATTGTTCTACTGCTTCCTTGGCTCTCTAGTCTCACCCAGCATTCACAGGGGCTGTATTCTAGCCTTGCTCTG
- the CLTA gene encoding clathrin light chain A isoform X3: protein MADLELFGTQQQPATAADNGALDGAEEDPAAAFLAQQENEIAGIENDEGYSILESGEVPAALHVLDGFVSGAVDGVINGDVYKESNGPTDSCAAISQVDRLQSEPESIHKWREEQKERLEHLDVNSRKQEAEWKEKAIKELEDWYARQDEKLQKTKASNRVADEAFYKQPFADVIGYVAAEEAFVNDAEDIFPGTEWERVAQLCDFNPKSSKQAKDVSRMRSVLISLKQAPLVR, encoded by the exons ATGGCCGACCTGGAGCTCTTCGGTACTCAGCAGCAGCCGGCGACCGCTGCCGATAACGGGGCGCTGGATGGCGCCGAGGAGGATCCTGCCGCTGCTTTCCTGGCGCAGCAGGAGAACGAGATCGCAGGCATCGAGAACGACGAGGGCTACAGCATCCTGGAGAGCGGCGAGGTGCCGGCTGCGCTGCACGTTCTGGATGGCTTTGTCTCGG GTGCTGTTGATGGGGTGATTAATGGAGATGTCTATAAG GAGAGTAATGGTCCAACAGACTCCTGTGCTGCCATATCCCAAGTAGATCGACTGCAGTCAGAACCGGAGAGTATTCATaagtggagagaggagcaaaaggaGCGTCTGGAGCATCTTG ATGTGAACTCACGAAAGCAGGAAGCAgaatggaaggagaaagcaaTAAAGGAGTTAGAGGACTGGTATGCAAGGCAAGATGAAAAGCTCCAGAAAACAAAAGCCAGCAACAG GGTGGcagatgaagctttctacaaacaacCCTTCGCTGATGTGATTGGTTATGT GGCAGCTGAAGAAGCCTTTGTGAATGATGCAGAAGACATTTTTCCAGGCACTGAGTGGGAACGTGTGGCTCAGCTCTGTGACTTTAATCCCAAGTCTAGTAAGCAGGCAAAAGATGTGTCCCGCATGCGTTCAGTCCTCATCTCACTCAAGCAGGCTCCTCTGGTTCGCTGA
- the CLTA gene encoding clathrin light chain A isoform X6: MADLELFGTQQQPATAADNGALDGAEEDPAAAFLAQQENEIAGIENDEGYSILESGEVPAALHVLDGFVSGAVDGVINGDVYKESNGPTDSCAAISQVDRLQSEPESIHKWREEQKERLEHLDVNSRKQEAEWKEKAIKELEDWYARQDEKLQKTKASNSILIPIQL; the protein is encoded by the exons ATGGCCGACCTGGAGCTCTTCGGTACTCAGCAGCAGCCGGCGACCGCTGCCGATAACGGGGCGCTGGATGGCGCCGAGGAGGATCCTGCCGCTGCTTTCCTGGCGCAGCAGGAGAACGAGATCGCAGGCATCGAGAACGACGAGGGCTACAGCATCCTGGAGAGCGGCGAGGTGCCGGCTGCGCTGCACGTTCTGGATGGCTTTGTCTCGG GTGCTGTTGATGGGGTGATTAATGGAGATGTCTATAAG GAGAGTAATGGTCCAACAGACTCCTGTGCTGCCATATCCCAAGTAGATCGACTGCAGTCAGAACCGGAGAGTATTCATaagtggagagaggagcaaaaggaGCGTCTGGAGCATCTTG ATGTGAACTCACGAAAGCAGGAAGCAgaatggaaggagaaagcaaTAAAGGAGTTAGAGGACTGGTATGCAAGGCAAGATGAAAAGCTCCAGAAAACAAAAGCCAGCAACAG
- the CLTA gene encoding clathrin light chain A isoform X4: MADLELFGTQQQPATAADNGALDGAEEDPAAAFLAQQENEIAGIENDEGYSILESGEVPAALHVLDGFVSGAVDGVINGDVYKESNGPTDSCAAISQVDRLQSEPESIHKWREEQKERLEHLDVNSRKQEAEWKEKAIKELEDWYARQDEKLQKTKASNSTNINHPCYSLEQAAEEAFVNDAEDIFPGTEWERVAQLCDFNPKSSKQAKDVSRMRSVLISLKQAPLVR; encoded by the exons ATGGCCGACCTGGAGCTCTTCGGTACTCAGCAGCAGCCGGCGACCGCTGCCGATAACGGGGCGCTGGATGGCGCCGAGGAGGATCCTGCCGCTGCTTTCCTGGCGCAGCAGGAGAACGAGATCGCAGGCATCGAGAACGACGAGGGCTACAGCATCCTGGAGAGCGGCGAGGTGCCGGCTGCGCTGCACGTTCTGGATGGCTTTGTCTCGG GTGCTGTTGATGGGGTGATTAATGGAGATGTCTATAAG GAGAGTAATGGTCCAACAGACTCCTGTGCTGCCATATCCCAAGTAGATCGACTGCAGTCAGAACCGGAGAGTATTCATaagtggagagaggagcaaaaggaGCGTCTGGAGCATCTTG ATGTGAACTCACGAAAGCAGGAAGCAgaatggaaggagaaagcaaTAAAGGAGTTAGAGGACTGGTATGCAAGGCAAGATGAAAAGCTCCAGAAAACAAAAGCCAGCAACAG CACAAACATAAATCATCCTTGCTACAGCCTAGAACA GGCAGCTGAAGAAGCCTTTGTGAATGATGCAGAAGACATTTTTCCAGGCACTGAGTGGGAACGTGTGGCTCAGCTCTGTGACTTTAATCCCAAGTCTAGTAAGCAGGCAAAAGATGTGTCCCGCATGCGTTCAGTCCTCATCTCACTCAAGCAGGCTCCTCTGGTTCGCTGA
- the CLTA gene encoding clathrin light chain A isoform X5, whose translation MADLELFGTQQQPATAADNGALDGAEEDPAAAFLAQQENEIAGIENDEGYSILESGEVPAALHVLDGFVSGAVDGVINGDVYKESNGPTDSCAAISQVDRLQSEPESIHKWREEQKERLEHLDVNSRKQEAEWKEKAIKELEDWYARQDEKLQKTKASNRAAEEAFVNDAEDIFPGTEWERVAQLCDFNPKSSKQAKDVSRMRSVLISLKQAPLVR comes from the exons ATGGCCGACCTGGAGCTCTTCGGTACTCAGCAGCAGCCGGCGACCGCTGCCGATAACGGGGCGCTGGATGGCGCCGAGGAGGATCCTGCCGCTGCTTTCCTGGCGCAGCAGGAGAACGAGATCGCAGGCATCGAGAACGACGAGGGCTACAGCATCCTGGAGAGCGGCGAGGTGCCGGCTGCGCTGCACGTTCTGGATGGCTTTGTCTCGG GTGCTGTTGATGGGGTGATTAATGGAGATGTCTATAAG GAGAGTAATGGTCCAACAGACTCCTGTGCTGCCATATCCCAAGTAGATCGACTGCAGTCAGAACCGGAGAGTATTCATaagtggagagaggagcaaaaggaGCGTCTGGAGCATCTTG ATGTGAACTCACGAAAGCAGGAAGCAgaatggaaggagaaagcaaTAAAGGAGTTAGAGGACTGGTATGCAAGGCAAGATGAAAAGCTCCAGAAAACAAAAGCCAGCAACAG GGCAGCTGAAGAAGCCTTTGTGAATGATGCAGAAGACATTTTTCCAGGCACTGAGTGGGAACGTGTGGCTCAGCTCTGTGACTTTAATCCCAAGTCTAGTAAGCAGGCAAAAGATGTGTCCCGCATGCGTTCAGTCCTCATCTCACTCAAGCAGGCTCCTCTGGTTCGCTGA